ATACGAACGCGACCATCGTCGCTGACCGAGTATAGGTTCACTTCAGTGTTACATAGCTCGAATGACGCTTCTAAATAGTTGTCTTGCTGAGTGTTTTGCGCACAACCTGCGATCACTGTTGCCGCTAGAATCGGCAAGCCAATTTTCAATAACTTCATGCTACATCCTTGATTGGGTGAAACTTTTTCTTTAAGCCTACCTAAAAATAGCAAAAATGCGAGTATGAGATTGTCATGTTGCATATTTTTCTCAAAAAAAACACGGATTGCTTCAACAGCGAACCCGTGTCTCTTGTTCCGAAAAAGGCAATGTTACTTCAAAGAAGCAATGTTCCTTCAAAAAGACAAAGCTATTTCACTTCTTCGCCTTTTGCTTGCAAGTCTGCATGGTAAGACGAGCGAACAAATGGACCACATGCTGCATGGGTAAAGCCCAGCTCTAATGCGATCTCTTTTAGCTCATCAAACTCTGATGGTGGCACGTAACGCTCTACGGGCAAGTGGTGACGACTTGGCGCTAGGTATTGGCCTAGAGTTAGCATGGTAACGCCGTGAGCGCGAAGATCTTTGAGTACTTCAACGATCTCTTCTTTGGTTTCACCTAGACCCATCATCAAGCCAGACTTGGTCGGTACCTCAGGGTGCATCTCTTTAAATTTCTGAAGAAGTTGCAGTGACCATTTGTAGTTCGCACCTGGACGCGCTTTGCGATATAGGCGAGGCGCTGTCTCTAGGTTGTGGTTAAACACGTCTGGCGGGTTATCTTTTAGTGCCTCAAGCGCTACATCCATACGGCCGCGGAAGTCAGGTACCAAGGTCTCGATGCGGATCTCTGGGTTAAGTGCGCGGATTTCACGGTTACAGTCTGCAAAGTGCTGAGCGCCACCGTCACGGAGGTCGTCACGGTCAACAGAGGTCACCACGACGTATTTAAGCTTCATATCTTTGATGGTTTGAGCAAGTTTTTGCGGCTCACCCGCTTCAGGCGCGTTTGGACGGCCATGAGCCACGTCGCAGAAAGGACAACGACGAGTACAGATAGCACCAAGAATCATAAAGGTTGCCGTACCGTGGTTAAAACATTCAGCCAGGTTAGGGCATGATGCTTCCTCACATACCGAGTGAAGATCGTTTTTGCGCATTGCAGACTTGATGTCTTGAATACGCTGGCTGTCCGCTGGCAGCTTGATCTTCATCCATTCAGGTTTACGAAGGATTTCTTTTTGCTCGGTAGGCATGTTCTTTACGGGAATCAGTGCCATCTTGTCAGCGTCACGGTACTTGACGCCTTTTTCCATTTGGATAGGTTTGCTCATCGTCTTATGCTTCTTCGCTGAATTCTACTTGCTCGTAATCAAGTATTTCTAATAGTGCTTTGATCATTTGGTCTTCGACAGTCGAGACCTCTTTTGGACCACCCAGTTGGCTCACTTGAACCATTTCCATCCCAGCATAACCACAAGGGTTGATACGAAGGAAAGGGGAG
This window of the Vibrio maritimus genome carries:
- the lipA gene encoding lipoyl synthase, which gives rise to MSKPIQMEKGVKYRDADKMALIPVKNMPTEQKEILRKPEWMKIKLPADSQRIQDIKSAMRKNDLHSVCEEASCPNLAECFNHGTATFMILGAICTRRCPFCDVAHGRPNAPEAGEPQKLAQTIKDMKLKYVVVTSVDRDDLRDGGAQHFADCNREIRALNPEIRIETLVPDFRGRMDVALEALKDNPPDVFNHNLETAPRLYRKARPGANYKWSLQLLQKFKEMHPEVPTKSGLMMGLGETKEEIVEVLKDLRAHGVTMLTLGQYLAPSRHHLPVERYVPPSEFDELKEIALELGFTHAACGPFVRSSYHADLQAKGEEVK